Proteins from a genomic interval of Candidatus Babela massiliensis:
- a CDS encoding ankyrin repeat domain-containing protein: protein MKIRILFFLLILNFNMDLIANKELIEAAINSDLDQLKELIKSDININYKDQDGNTALMYAVKNGDINAVNYLLLKGADPNIINNLQQTSLILAVDRDNLSNVLDKSYSSKELELLFKSDNNYPIVRSLLIKGANPNVKDHLGKSPLYLAAEYGDLRCLNLLLGVHNVDVNIKDIFGYTPLMAACRTNQKNIVNRLVKHPSIKLNAQSTGLTSLDNSNNLNEGTGLTALMVAASMNRATIVKMLLRAGADYKITDYNGRNAIDIAKGTYKSSKRLLEALNNNVNLKS from the coding sequence ATGAAAATAAGAATTTTATTTTTTCTATTGATATTAAATTTTAATATGGACTTAATTGCAAATAAAGAGCTTATAGAAGCTGCTATTAATTCCGATTTAGATCAATTAAAAGAATTAATTAAATCAGATATTAATATAAATTATAAAGATCAAGACGGTAATACCGCTTTAATGTATGCTGTAAAAAATGGCGATATTAATGCTGTTAATTATCTTTTATTAAAAGGTGCTGATCCTAACATTATTAATAATCTTCAACAAACATCTTTAATTTTAGCAGTTGATAGAGATAACCTTTCAAATGTTTTAGATAAATCTTATTCATCAAAAGAATTAGAGCTGCTCTTTAAATCCGATAATAATTATCCTATAGTTAGAAGTCTTTTAATAAAAGGAGCTAATCCAAATGTAAAAGATCATTTAGGAAAGTCCCCTCTTTATTTAGCAGCAGAATATGGAGATTTAAGGTGTTTAAACTTACTTCTTGGTGTACATAATGTAGATGTCAATATTAAAGATATATTTGGGTATACTCCGCTGATGGCTGCTTGTCGTACTAATCAGAAAAATATTGTAAATAGATTAGTTAAACATCCTAGTATAAAGCTTAATGCTCAAAGTACTGGATTGACTAGTCTAGATAATTCAAATAATTTAAATGAAGGTACAGGTCTTACAGCTTTAATGGTTGCTGCTAGTATGAATAGAGCTACTATTGTTAAAATGCTTTTAAGAGCAGGAGCTGATTATAAAATTACAGATTATAATGGACGTAATGCTATTGATATTGCTAAAGGTACTTATAAAAGCTCAAAGCGTTTATTAGAAGCTTTAAATAATAATGTTAATCTTAAATCTTAA
- a CDS encoding thioredoxin family protein, which produces MNIKNLLFTMSIISLGTILTTSAVVQQFCQDALSGKSVIKFYATWCPPCQRLKPIIEEVSNDYANSVKFFEVNIDEANHLAQKYNVRSLPTVVFLENGSEKGRIIGATTKLALKNKISQYLKV; this is translated from the coding sequence ATGAATATAAAGAACTTACTTTTCACAATGTCTATAATATCTTTAGGTACTATATTAACTACCAGTGCAGTAGTCCAACAATTCTGTCAAGATGCACTAAGTGGCAAAAGTGTAATAAAATTTTACGCTACATGGTGTCCACCTTGCCAAAGACTTAAGCCTATAATAGAAGAAGTATCTAATGATTATGCAAATTCAGTAAAATTTTTTGAAGTAAATATAGATGAAGCAAATCATTTGGCACAAAAATATAATGTAAGATCCTTACCAACTGTAGTATTTTTAGAAAATGGCTCAGAAAAGGGTAGAATAATTGGAGCAACTACCAAACTGGCACTAAAGAACAAAATCAGTCAATATTTAAAAGTTTAA
- a CDS encoding ComEC/Rec2 family competence protein gives MKNLKKSLVDKVKIWFNKINRLLEIQLFMMLISWPILLYWGLPLSIMSPIGNIIFAPFLTIFIIISSLIFFSELLSIPNNFLIKCLDLISNLWIKPLKWSSKSWLIICKYPSIYFLITIPIITLLIIYNQKLSSSFLKIAALITFMSFNIIIFKYLNNDINTDIHLLNKDILFMSDNEILIDKNSALNQSISSFALTTTIAKKGINKIKHLIVINPSSNCFKNIKALLNIITIKNIYMPLFKGNLNQKGWLNWQNLLEITKKEKIKLYLLNENITIKLPKEKEIIINIKDKTINKNKLIYKKIDLIYQ, from the coding sequence ATGAAAAATTTAAAAAAAAGCTTAGTCGATAAAGTTAAGATATGGTTCAATAAAATAAATCGTCTTTTAGAAATACAGCTATTTATGATGCTAATTTCTTGGCCTATATTGCTTTATTGGGGTCTTCCGCTTTCGATCATGTCACCAATAGGAAACATTATTTTTGCTCCATTTTTAACTATATTTATTATTATTAGCTCTTTAATATTTTTTTCAGAGCTATTATCAATTCCTAACAATTTTTTAATAAAATGCTTAGATTTAATAAGCAATTTATGGATAAAACCCTTAAAATGGTCGAGTAAATCTTGGCTAATAATATGCAAATACCCAAGCATTTACTTTTTAATAACCATACCAATAATAACTCTACTGATAATCTATAATCAAAAACTAAGTTCTTCTTTTTTAAAAATCGCTGCACTTATTACCTTTATGTCTTTTAATATCATAATTTTTAAATACTTAAATAATGATATTAATACTGATATACATCTACTGAATAAAGATATATTATTTATGTCAGATAATGAGATTCTAATAGATAAAAACAGTGCACTTAATCAAAGTATTTCTTCTTTTGCTTTGACAACCACAATTGCCAAAAAAGGTATTAATAAAATAAAGCATCTGATTGTTATAAACCCCTCAAGCAACTGCTTTAAAAATATAAAAGCTCTTCTTAATATAATAACTATAAAAAACATTTATATGCCTTTATTCAAAGGTAATTTAAATCAAAAAGGATGGTTAAACTGGCAAAACTTACTAGAAATAACAAAAAAAGAAAAGATTAAACTTTACCTACTAAACGAAAATATTACTATAAAATTACCTAAAGAAAAAGAAATTATAATTAATATAAAAGATAAGACCATAAATAAGAACAAATTAATTTATAAAAAAATCGATCTAATCTATCAATAA
- a CDS encoding ribonucleotide-diphosphate reductase subunit beta produces the protein MTKTLKRLINNDSTMDPNKILPMTYTWAREHYKNGIANNWTPEEIPMQQDIEQWKSTTALSKEERRLILWNLGFFATAESLTANNLVLAVYKNVTNPECRQYLLRQAFEEAVHTDTFIYCCDSLGLDPEEIYTMYLTIPSIKEKDEFVVQLTSSIFDPNFSTKGSENIKSFIHDLIGYYVIMEGIFFYAGFAMMLALKRQNKMVGIGQQFEYIMRDESIHLAFGCDLINTIIAENPEVWTNDFKSEITELIKKAVKLEQQYAHDACPKGLLGINAQQFSNYVEYVADRRLERIGLTKIYNKENPFLWLSESTDLRKKKNFFETRVTEYQVGGMLEWQD, from the coding sequence ATGACAAAGACTCTTAAGCGCCTTATTAATAATGATTCTACTATGGATCCAAATAAAATATTACCTATGACATATACTTGGGCCAGAGAACATTACAAAAACGGAATAGCAAATAATTGGACCCCTGAAGAAATTCCTATGCAGCAGGATATTGAGCAGTGGAAATCTACTACTGCTTTAAGTAAAGAAGAGCGTAGATTAATATTATGGAACCTTGGATTCTTTGCAACAGCTGAATCTTTAACTGCAAATAATTTAGTTCTTGCAGTTTATAAAAATGTTACTAACCCTGAATGCAGACAGTATTTATTAAGACAAGCTTTTGAAGAAGCAGTTCATACTGATACTTTTATTTATTGCTGCGATTCATTAGGCCTTGATCCTGAAGAAATTTATACTATGTACTTAACTATTCCTTCTATTAAAGAAAAGGATGAATTTGTAGTACAATTGACTTCTTCTATATTTGATCCTAATTTTTCTACTAAAGGATCTGAAAACATAAAATCATTTATTCATGATCTTATTGGTTATTATGTAATTATGGAAGGTATATTCTTTTATGCTGGTTTTGCAATGATGCTTGCGCTTAAAAGACAGAATAAAATGGTGGGAATTGGACAGCAATTTGAATACATTATGCGTGATGAAAGTATTCATTTAGCATTTGGTTGTGATTTGATTAATACTATAATTGCTGAAAATCCTGAAGTATGGACTAACGATTTTAAATCAGAAATTACAGAGCTTATAAAAAAAGCTGTAAAATTGGAGCAACAGTATGCTCATGATGCTTGTCCTAAAGGATTATTAGGTATAAATGCTCAACAGTTTTCTAATTATGTAGAATATGTTGCAGATAGAAGACTTGAGCGAATAGGTCTAACAAAAATATATAATAAAGAGAATCCGTTTTTGTGGCTATCAGAATCTACAGATTTGAGAAAGAAGAAAAACTTTTTTGAAACGAGAGTTACCGAATACCAAGTTGGCGGAATGCTTGAATGGCAAGATTAA
- a CDS encoding glucose-6-phosphate isomerase: MSNLYFDYKDTVLINDKQIKQVCNYLMNHIDDIKKELKFGYNTKYAFLNLANDFNLVREVNQMILKAKNLKPRIFLLIGIGGSNLGTLGLFNSIFGNLYNLKNILDSQDLNRTLFYCADTIDDYYLSDLIFIVERELKSGYNVLINIVSKSGKTIETSINAYIFIDLIKKYKSNYQDYIFVTTDKDSLLYNISKKENYNILEIPKLVGGRFSVLSAVGLFPIGFFVKDFCSIEDILVYHQDAIKRYLSCDLNINYALISASITYFNYQYRYKNISDLFIFSPDLKFLGSWYRQLVGESLGKKFDNNKNLKEVGITPTISIATIDLHSVVQLYLAGPRDKTTTFLSFKNESNNIKVDSSLFDCDLYQKNLSITFIKNSILNGVKSAYQKDQRPFMSIELREKNLESLIDFMVFKMLETIYIGTLFNINVFDQPEVELYKQEAEKFLKNC, translated from the coding sequence ATGAGCAATTTATATTTTGATTATAAAGATACTGTACTTATTAATGATAAACAAATAAAACAAGTTTGTAATTACTTAATGAATCATATTGATGACATAAAAAAAGAGCTTAAATTTGGTTATAATACTAAATATGCTTTTCTAAATTTAGCAAATGATTTTAACTTAGTGCGCGAAGTTAATCAAATGATATTAAAAGCTAAAAATCTAAAACCTAGAATTTTTTTATTAATAGGTATAGGAGGATCTAATTTAGGAACTTTAGGTTTATTTAATTCTATTTTTGGTAATTTATATAACTTAAAAAATATTTTAGATTCTCAAGATTTAAACAGAACTTTATTTTATTGTGCTGATACTATAGATGACTATTATCTTTCAGATTTAATTTTTATAGTGGAAAGAGAGTTAAAGTCTGGCTATAACGTACTGATTAACATAGTAAGTAAATCAGGTAAAACCATAGAGACTTCAATAAATGCGTATATATTTATTGATTTGATAAAAAAATATAAATCTAATTATCAAGATTACATTTTTGTTACTACTGATAAAGATTCTTTATTATATAATATTTCTAAAAAAGAAAATTATAATATTCTGGAAATACCTAAATTAGTAGGAGGTAGATTTTCAGTACTATCTGCTGTGGGACTTTTTCCTATAGGATTTTTTGTTAAAGATTTTTGTAGTATAGAAGATATTTTAGTTTATCATCAAGATGCGATAAAACGATATTTATCTTGTGATCTAAATATTAACTATGCATTAATTAGTGCTTCTATTACTTATTTTAATTATCAATATAGGTATAAAAATATAAGTGATCTGTTTATTTTTTCTCCGGATTTAAAATTTTTAGGTAGTTGGTATAGACAGTTAGTAGGAGAAAGTTTAGGAAAAAAATTTGATAATAATAAAAATCTAAAAGAAGTAGGGATTACTCCTACCATTTCTATAGCAACTATAGATTTGCATTCAGTTGTTCAACTTTATTTGGCAGGACCGCGTGATAAAACAACTACTTTTTTGTCATTTAAAAATGAAAGCAATAATATAAAGGTTGACAGTAGTCTTTTTGATTGTGATTTATATCAGAAGAATCTTTCGATTACTTTCATAAAAAATAGTATATTAAATGGTGTAAAATCTGCTTATCAAAAAGATCAAAGGCCCTTTATGTCGATTGAATTAAGAGAGAAAAATTTAGAATCTCTTATAGATTTTATGGTTTTTAAGATGTTAGAGACAATTTATATAGGCACTTTATTTAATATTAATGTTTTTGACCAGCCTGAAGTTGAGTTATATAAACAAGAAGCAGAAAAATTCTTAAAGAATTGTTAA
- a CDS encoding 2-hydroxy-3-keto-5-methylthiopentenyl-1-phosphatephosphatase, fragment, with translation MNYKKMLLAMLLVPAVYAQATNCQENDQENKHIQNKQCDRNCENGCSSCK, from the coding sequence ATGAACTATAAAAAAATGCTCTTAGCAATGTTACTTGTACCTGCAGTTTATGCTCAAGCAACAAATTGCCAAGAAAATGACCAAGAAAATAAACACATCCAAAATAAACAATGCGACAGAAATTGTGAAAATGGATGTTCATCTTGTAAATAA
- a CDS encoding thioredoxin family protein translates to MNYKKILLVSILTFSTYLNCKTYQEINNLSQYNQANANNKPTVIMYCSPSCQPCKQMEPAFEKAAQEFKDIQFFKLDITKKDLDTLAQKNNILGLPTITYSQNGIEYKRDRQGAMTLVEIRNSINNFLKSTQNNKNTSKKEVTPKNQKSNKNISNSIKQKYSSK, encoded by the coding sequence ATGAACTATAAAAAAATACTCTTAGTATCTATACTAACATTTAGTACATATCTAAATTGTAAGACATACCAAGAAATAAATAATTTATCTCAATACAACCAGGCCAATGCAAATAATAAACCAACAGTTATTATGTACTGTAGTCCTTCATGTCAACCATGCAAACAAATGGAACCTGCCTTTGAAAAAGCAGCACAAGAGTTTAAAGACATTCAATTTTTTAAGTTAGATATAACTAAAAAAGATTTGGATACTCTAGCACAAAAAAATAATATTTTAGGACTTCCTACAATAACCTACTCACAAAATGGCATAGAATACAAAAGAGATAGACAAGGTGCAATGACTTTAGTCGAAATTAGAAATAGTATTAACAATTTCTTAAAATCAACCCAGAACAACAAAAACACTTCTAAAAAAGAAGTAACTCCAAAAAATCAAAAATCTAATAAAAATATATCTAATTCTATAAAACAAAAATACTCATCTAAATAA
- a CDS encoding ribonucleoside-diphosphate reductase subunit alpha yields the protein MESKNMSIRDALAKDMREPLIYSVVKRNGQHVPLDYKKLNATFERVIKGYEKEISVDNLIKEVLKNIYDGISTQELEKALILSTIVFIEQDPAYDIVASRLLHQRLFKETRSFSVADDDKLRHYRESFINSITTGVKNGLFDKRMLQYDLEYLSNHLSIDRDKLFGYMGLNTLYERYLFKINNRRLEMPQSFWMRIAMGLALEESDKNSKALEFYNLLSTLRYTPSTPTLFHSGFPIAQLSSCFLTTVKDDLGHIFKCLGDNAQLAKWAGGLGCDWTNIRGTGAYIKSIKATSQGVIPYLKIANDVVVAITRSGIRRGGTCVFLETWHIDIEDFLDLRRNTGDERRRTHDMNTANWIPDLFMKRVLEDKEWTLFSPEETPDLHSLYGAAFEKRYSFYEEKARLGEIRLYKVISAKQLWRKMLTRLFETGHPWITFKDPSNIRSPQDHVGVVNSSNLCTEITLNTAEDETAVCNLGSINLSQHVVNGEFDYTSLEATIRTAIRMLDNVIDLNFYPTPEAKQSNMRHRPVGLGVMGLQDALFKLDIPFASQQAKEFCDLLMEKISYFAIETSCLLAQERGAYASFKGSKWERGIFPLDTLDLLERERSSKIEVSRESRLDWRSLKDRVKLYGMRNSNLMAVAPTATISTITGCYPCIEPIYENIYVESNVTGEFTIVNKYLVNDLKSRNLWSKNILDKIKFYDGNLSLIEEIPSYLKEKYKTAFDIDPEWLIELAAVRSKWIDQSQSLNTFLKGVSGSKLSDIYFKSWKMGIKTNYYLRTLGASQIEKSTLDTTYGFTQKRNVDPIDSSTDTEFSKKSKVCNIGVNQDCESCQ from the coding sequence ATGGAATCAAAAAATATGAGCATTAGAGATGCACTTGCAAAGGATATGAGAGAGCCTTTGATTTATAGTGTTGTAAAGCGTAATGGGCAACATGTGCCATTAGATTACAAAAAGCTTAATGCTACTTTTGAGCGTGTTATCAAAGGTTATGAGAAAGAAATTTCTGTTGATAACTTAATTAAAGAAGTATTAAAGAATATTTATGATGGAATAAGTACTCAGGAATTAGAAAAAGCTCTAATTTTATCAACTATTGTTTTTATTGAACAAGATCCAGCTTATGATATAGTTGCTTCTCGATTATTGCACCAAAGATTATTTAAAGAAACCAGGAGCTTTTCTGTAGCGGATGATGATAAACTTCGTCATTATAGAGAGAGTTTTATAAATAGTATAACAACTGGTGTCAAAAATGGTCTTTTTGATAAAAGAATGCTTCAGTATGATTTAGAATATTTATCTAATCATTTATCTATTGATAGAGATAAACTTTTTGGCTATATGGGCTTAAACACTCTTTATGAACGTTATTTATTTAAGATAAATAATCGCAGACTTGAAATGCCTCAATCTTTTTGGATGCGTATTGCAATGGGCCTTGCTCTTGAAGAATCTGATAAAAATAGCAAAGCTTTAGAGTTTTATAACTTACTATCAACTTTAAGATATACTCCATCAACACCAACTTTATTTCATTCTGGATTTCCTATTGCACAGTTGAGCTCTTGTTTTTTGACTACTGTAAAAGACGACTTAGGTCATATTTTTAAATGTTTGGGAGACAATGCGCAACTTGCTAAATGGGCAGGAGGATTAGGTTGTGACTGGACAAACATTAGAGGTACAGGTGCTTATATTAAGAGCATTAAGGCAACCAGTCAAGGTGTTATTCCTTATTTAAAAATAGCAAATGACGTAGTAGTTGCTATTACTCGAAGTGGAATAAGACGTGGCGGTACTTGTGTATTTTTAGAAACTTGGCATATAGATATAGAAGATTTTCTTGATTTACGAAGAAATACTGGTGATGAACGCCGCAGAACGCATGACATGAATACGGCTAATTGGATTCCTGATTTATTTATGAAACGTGTTCTTGAAGATAAAGAGTGGACCTTGTTTTCTCCAGAGGAAACTCCAGATTTACATAGTTTGTATGGCGCTGCATTTGAAAAGCGATATTCTTTTTATGAAGAAAAGGCAAGATTAGGTGAGATTAGGCTTTATAAAGTAATTTCTGCAAAACAGTTATGGCGTAAAATGTTAACTAGACTGTTTGAAACAGGACATCCATGGATTACGTTTAAAGATCCTTCAAATATTAGATCACCACAAGATCATGTTGGTGTGGTTAATAGTTCGAACTTATGTACTGAAATAACGTTAAATACTGCAGAAGATGAGACCGCAGTATGTAACTTGGGATCTATTAATCTATCTCAGCATGTTGTTAATGGAGAATTTGATTATACTTCTTTAGAAGCAACTATTAGAACTGCAATTAGAATGCTTGATAATGTTATTGATTTAAACTTTTATCCAACTCCAGAAGCAAAACAATCTAACATGCGCCATAGGCCTGTAGGGCTAGGTGTTATGGGGCTTCAAGATGCTTTATTTAAATTAGATATTCCTTTTGCGTCTCAACAAGCTAAAGAGTTTTGTGATTTATTAATGGAAAAAATATCTTATTTTGCAATAGAAACTTCATGTTTGCTTGCTCAAGAAAGAGGAGCTTATGCTTCTTTTAAAGGTTCTAAATGGGAAAGAGGTATATTTCCTTTAGATACTTTAGACCTTCTAGAACGTGAGCGTTCGTCAAAGATAGAAGTATCAAGAGAGTCACGTCTTGATTGGCGTTCATTAAAAGATAGAGTTAAACTTTATGGAATGAGAAATTCTAATCTTATGGCGGTAGCTCCAACAGCAACGATATCTACTATTACAGGATGCTATCCATGTATAGAGCCTATATATGAAAATATATATGTTGAATCCAATGTGACTGGTGAATTTACCATAGTCAATAAATATCTTGTAAATGATCTTAAATCACGTAACTTATGGTCTAAGAATATACTTGATAAAATTAAGTTTTATGATGGAAATTTATCTTTAATAGAAGAGATTCCTAGTTACTTAAAAGAAAAATATAAAACTGCTTTTGATATAGATCCTGAATGGTTAATAGAACTAGCAGCTGTTAGATCAAAATGGATAGATCAATCTCAATCTTTAAATACTTTTTTAAAGGGTGTATCAGGAAGCAAATTAAGTGATATTTACTTTAAGTCCTGGAAAATGGGCATAAAAACTAATTATTACTTAAGAACTTTAGGTGCTAGTCAGATAGAAAAATCTACTCTAGATACAACTTATGGATTTACTCAAAAAAGAAATGTTGATCCAATTGATAGTTCTACTGATACTGAATTTTCTAAAAAATCAAAGGTATGCAATATAGGTGTAAATCAAGATTGTGAATCTTGCCAATAG